The Victivallaceae bacterium genome contains a region encoding:
- the gyrA gene encoding DNA topoisomerase (ATP-hydrolyzing) subunit A — MSFGKDEIILPRNLEEEMKESYLRYSMSVIISRALPDVRDGLKPSQRRILYAMRQLNLSPGSKHRKCAKICGDTSGDYHPHGESVIYPTLVRMAQDWSMRYPLVDGQGNFGSIDGDPPAAMRYTEARLTGGSLQLMEDLDKDTVDMVANYDETRMEPTVFPSKFPNLLCNGSSGIAVGMATNIPPHNLRELVDATLLVLEDPETTVEDIMRVMPGPDFPTGGIICGTEGIRSTYLTGRGKLKVRAKMIVEESSDKCRDAVIITELPYNVNKSRLIEQIANLVNDKTLVGISDVRDESDKEGIRVVIELKRGEQSEIIINRLLKFTDVQVTFGGNMLALDKNLPRTMDIKRMISCWIRHRIEIVRRRTRYELNKAEARAHVLQGYLKAVSMLDEVVKTIKESDNKENAKIRLIDFFEFSEKQALAILELRLYQLTGLEFEKLRKEHQELTIKIVYYKDVLAQEILVKDIIRGELTDVLKTHSSVRRTQIELAESDLKDIEDIIVDEPVIITVSKDDYVKRMPIKLFKEQKRGGQGVSGFDMKKETDFLKTVYVASTKDYLLIFTNLGQCFWLKVWQLPEGERRSKGKSLVNFLEGIRKDERVAAVVRVKDFGEGGFLFLTTRHGVVKKVDLQAFSNPRKKGIRALEIDEGDELIMARRILSLEDKIMLFTHMGAAVRFPQDKVRAMGRTARGVRGVTLKGAGDRVVGCEVVSDGQSVLIVCEKGCGKRSLVQGFRETNRGGVGVRSILTSSRNGNVLGALTVTDHDSILMMSAHGQAIRISMKDVRVMGRSTQGVRLVHLKGDDVLVAVEKLSGIGESEEVLDQDSEKLSEVKEN, encoded by the coding sequence ATGTCGTTCGGAAAGGATGAGATCATCTTACCTAGAAATTTGGAAGAAGAAATGAAAGAGAGCTATCTCCGTTATTCAATGTCCGTCATTATTTCCAGGGCTCTTCCGGATGTAAGAGATGGTCTTAAACCCTCTCAGAGAAGAATTCTATATGCTATGAGACAGCTTAATCTATCTCCCGGTAGCAAACACAGAAAATGTGCTAAAATATGCGGAGATACTTCCGGAGACTATCATCCTCACGGTGAAAGCGTCATTTATCCGACTCTCGTTAGGATGGCTCAAGATTGGTCAATGAGGTATCCTCTTGTTGACGGACAAGGTAATTTCGGTTCAATAGACGGAGATCCGCCTGCGGCTATGCGATATACCGAAGCCAGATTGACCGGAGGGTCGCTCCAGTTAATGGAGGACTTAGATAAAGACACAGTGGACATGGTGGCTAATTATGATGAGACTCGTATGGAGCCGACGGTGTTTCCTTCTAAATTTCCTAATCTTTTGTGTAATGGTTCTTCAGGAATCGCAGTGGGTATGGCTACGAATATTCCTCCCCATAACCTGCGTGAACTTGTCGATGCTACTCTTCTGGTTTTAGAGGATCCTGAAACAACTGTTGAAGATATCATGCGTGTAATGCCGGGCCCCGATTTTCCTACCGGAGGAATCATCTGTGGAACCGAAGGTATTCGTTCTACTTATTTGACCGGAAGAGGGAAGCTAAAGGTCAGAGCAAAAATGATTGTTGAAGAAAGTAGCGACAAGTGTAGAGATGCCGTTATCATTACTGAATTACCGTACAACGTCAATAAATCTCGTCTAATCGAACAAATCGCTAATTTGGTTAATGATAAGACTCTCGTCGGTATATCCGACGTTCGTGATGAATCGGATAAAGAAGGCATTCGGGTTGTTATCGAATTAAAAAGAGGAGAGCAATCGGAAATTATTATTAATAGACTGCTGAAATTCACCGATGTTCAGGTGACTTTCGGCGGTAATATGTTGGCTTTGGATAAGAATCTTCCGCGAACCATGGATATCAAACGTATGATATCCTGTTGGATTCGTCATAGAATTGAAATTGTCAGACGTAGGACGAGATACGAACTTAACAAAGCGGAAGCTCGGGCTCATGTTTTACAGGGTTATTTAAAAGCTGTATCGATGTTGGATGAAGTCGTTAAAACGATTAAAGAGAGCGATAATAAAGAGAACGCGAAGATTCGATTGATTGATTTTTTTGAATTTTCAGAAAAACAAGCTCTTGCCATATTAGAGCTTCGGCTTTATCAATTAACCGGACTTGAATTCGAAAAGCTTAGAAAGGAACATCAGGAACTCACTATTAAAATTGTTTATTACAAAGATGTTTTGGCTCAAGAAATCCTTGTAAAAGATATTATTCGCGGAGAATTGACCGATGTTTTGAAGACTCATTCTTCAGTAAGAAGGACTCAAATAGAATTAGCGGAGAGTGATTTAAAGGATATAGAGGACATTATTGTCGATGAGCCTGTAATTATTACCGTATCGAAAGATGATTATGTCAAACGTATGCCGATTAAACTGTTCAAGGAGCAAAAAAGAGGAGGTCAAGGAGTTTCCGGGTTCGACATGAAGAAAGAAACCGACTTCTTAAAGACTGTTTATGTAGCTTCTACGAAAGATTATTTATTGATTTTCACGAATTTAGGTCAGTGTTTTTGGTTAAAAGTATGGCAACTTCCTGAAGGTGAGAGACGTTCTAAAGGGAAATCTTTGGTTAATTTTTTGGAAGGTATTCGTAAAGATGAACGTGTAGCTGCCGTTGTGCGCGTAAAGGATTTTGGAGAAGGAGGTTTTCTTTTCTTGACGACTCGACACGGAGTAGTTAAAAAAGTAGATCTTCAAGCGTTTAGCAATCCTCGTAAAAAAGGTATTCGGGCGCTTGAAATCGACGAAGGTGATGAGTTAATCATGGCGAGAAGGATTCTTAGTCTCGAAGATAAGATCATGTTATTTACTCATATGGGAGCAGCCGTTCGATTCCCTCAAGATAAAGTTAGAGCCATGGGAAGAACAGCTCGAGGGGTAAGAGGGGTTACCTTAAAAGGAGCTGGAGATCGAGTTGTAGGTTGTGAGGTCGTATCCGATGGTCAATCTGTTTTGATTGTTTGTGAAAAGGGATGCGGTAAACGTTCGTTAGTTCAAGGTTTTAGAGAAACGAACAGAGGGGGAGTGGGTGTTCGCTCGATTTTGACAAGTTCGAGAAACGGTAATGTTTTAGGGGCATTGACTGTAACGGATCACGATAGCATTTTGATGATGTCTGCTCATGGACAGGCTATTAGGATCAGCATGAAAGATGTTAGAGTGATGGGGCGATCGACTCAAGGAGTCCGTCTCGTACATTTAAAAGGGGATGATGTTTTGGTTGCTGTTGAAAAATTGTCTGGGATCGGAGAATCCGAAGAAGTTTTGGACCAGGATAGTGAAAAACTATCGGAAGTAAAAGAGAATTGA
- the gyrB gene encoding DNA topoisomerase (ATP-hydrolyzing) subunit B has product MNSQDNHYDASAITVLEGLRAVRERPGMYIGDTGVGGLHHLVYEVIDNSIDEAMAGHCSSIDVKILKDGGISIEDDGRGIPIEIHKGESQKAGRDVSALEVVLTILHAGGKFDKESYKVSGGLHGVGVSCVNALSSTFIARVYKNGFIYEMTFSKGVPTSELEIKGKTDKRGTQIVFYPDTKIFASVDFDRSILVKRFRELAFLNGGISIGFQDERDDSFDKIVFSYEGGLRSFVNYLNENKECLFNTPIYFKGVKEGDDGLVEFEVAMQWNDGYIELIHSYVNNIPTRSGGSHLTGFSTALTRVLNAYIKNHNLLKSDKISLTGDDMREGLTVVISVKVPNPQFEGQTKQKLGNSDVGSIAQQVTGEGLTVFFEENPQTAKMIVDKVLIAAQAREAAKRARELTLRKSALDSARLPGKLIDCLEKDPMKCEIYIVEGDSAGGSAKLGRDRKFQAILPIRGKILNVEKARLQKVFQNQEIGFIIAALGSGIGPGSFNIDKLRYRRIIIMTDADVDGSHIRTLLLTFFYRHMPVLIESGCVYIAQPPLYKVSRKKEFRYILSEKEMDEYLLSLGSGNVKIVLTDGQELSGESVKSLISAILGVESFISGLEKKAVPFEEFIEAGNESGVYPMYSVSWETNKQQNIRFIYSDEELDLLKEEFSKEEVPFKSIELHKKTSFVELNKNLESYGLKLSDYSIVSKQGLLTVITEDKEVKVCRSLKDAIDFLRINGKKGIEVQRYKGLGEMNADQLWDTTMNPNQRTLIQVAVTDGMEADHTFTMLMGEDVPPRRNFIESHALSIRMSNLDI; this is encoded by the coding sequence ATGAATTCTCAAGATAATCATTATGATGCGTCGGCTATTACCGTTTTGGAGGGGCTACGAGCGGTAAGAGAGCGTCCCGGAATGTACATAGGAGATACCGGTGTTGGAGGATTACATCATTTGGTTTACGAAGTCATTGATAACAGTATCGATGAGGCTATGGCCGGTCATTGTTCGTCCATTGATGTAAAGATTTTAAAAGACGGCGGCATCTCGATAGAGGATGACGGGAGAGGGATTCCCATTGAAATTCATAAAGGGGAGTCTCAAAAAGCGGGTAGGGATGTGTCCGCTTTGGAAGTTGTCTTGACGATTTTGCACGCCGGAGGAAAATTTGATAAGGAGAGTTATAAAGTTTCCGGAGGTTTACACGGAGTAGGGGTTTCTTGTGTCAATGCGTTGTCTTCGACTTTTATTGCTCGAGTTTATAAAAACGGCTTTATTTATGAAATGACCTTCTCGAAAGGAGTTCCGACTAGTGAATTAGAGATTAAGGGCAAAACCGATAAGCGGGGAACTCAAATCGTTTTTTACCCGGATACTAAGATTTTTGCTTCCGTTGATTTCGATCGGAGTATTTTGGTTAAGCGATTTAGAGAATTGGCTTTTTTAAACGGCGGTATTTCGATTGGCTTTCAAGACGAAAGAGATGATTCTTTTGATAAAATCGTTTTTTCTTATGAGGGCGGTTTACGTTCGTTCGTCAATTATCTGAATGAAAACAAGGAGTGTTTATTCAATACTCCGATTTATTTCAAAGGGGTAAAAGAGGGGGATGACGGTCTTGTTGAGTTTGAAGTGGCTATGCAATGGAACGATGGGTATATCGAACTCATCCATTCATACGTCAACAATATTCCCACAAGATCAGGCGGTTCTCATCTGACTGGATTTTCAACAGCTCTTACTAGAGTATTGAATGCCTACATTAAGAATCATAATTTGCTCAAATCGGATAAGATCTCTTTAACCGGAGATGATATGAGAGAAGGATTAACGGTTGTGATTTCCGTTAAGGTTCCTAATCCTCAATTTGAAGGACAAACTAAACAAAAATTAGGGAATAGTGATGTCGGGTCTATAGCTCAACAGGTTACCGGTGAAGGATTAACTGTTTTTTTCGAAGAAAATCCTCAAACCGCCAAAATGATTGTAGATAAAGTCTTGATCGCGGCCCAGGCTAGAGAGGCTGCTAAAAGAGCCAGAGAATTAACTTTAAGAAAAAGTGCATTGGATAGTGCCAGATTGCCGGGGAAGTTGATAGATTGTTTGGAAAAAGACCCAATGAAATGTGAAATCTACATAGTTGAAGGTGATTCTGCAGGTGGGTCGGCTAAGTTAGGAAGAGATCGTAAATTTCAGGCGATACTTCCGATTCGCGGTAAAATTTTAAATGTCGAAAAAGCTCGTTTACAGAAGGTTTTTCAGAATCAGGAAATAGGTTTTATCATAGCCGCTTTAGGTAGCGGTATAGGCCCCGGAAGCTTTAATATCGATAAATTGCGTTACAGAAGAATTATTATTATGACCGACGCAGATGTTGATGGATCTCATATTCGTACTCTTTTGTTAACGTTTTTCTATCGTCATATGCCTGTTTTAATTGAGAGCGGATGTGTGTATATAGCTCAACCTCCATTATATAAAGTCAGTAGGAAAAAAGAATTTCGGTACATTTTATCGGAAAAAGAGATGGATGAATATTTGCTTTCTTTAGGGTCGGGAAATGTTAAGATTGTTCTTACGGATGGACAGGAGTTATCCGGAGAATCCGTAAAAAGTTTGATATCGGCAATTTTAGGAGTTGAAAGTTTTATTTCGGGATTGGAGAAAAAAGCCGTTCCTTTTGAAGAATTCATTGAAGCCGGAAATGAATCCGGAGTTTATCCGATGTATTCCGTTTCTTGGGAAACAAATAAACAACAGAACATTCGTTTTATCTATTCCGATGAGGAACTTGATTTGCTCAAGGAAGAATTTTCTAAAGAAGAAGTTCCCTTTAAGTCCATAGAGCTACATAAGAAGACTTCTTTTGTTGAGCTTAATAAAAATTTGGAAAGTTACGGATTGAAATTATCCGATTATTCGATCGTTTCCAAGCAAGGGTTATTAACCGTAATTACGGAAGATAAGGAAGTTAAAGTATGTCGTTCTCTTAAGGATGCTATAGATTTTCTTCGAATAAACGGAAAAAAAGGCATAGAAGTTCAGCGTTATAAAGGTCTTGGAGAAATGAATGCGGATCAACTCTGGGATACTACTATGAACCCGAATCAACGAACTTTGATTCAGGTTGCGGTAACGGACGGGATGGAAGCCGATCATACGTTTACTATGCTTATGGGCGAGGATGTGCCTCCCCGAAGAAATTTTATTGAAAGTCACGCTTTATCAATTAGAATGAGTAATTTAGATATTTAA